Sequence from the Bacteroidales bacterium genome:
CAGTTTCTTTTGGTTGGGTAAGCCGTCAGCAGTGGCGGTATTGTCTTTACCGATATAAATTCGTCCGCCCTGCACGTTAGCAAAGCCGCATATTCATTTGAGATAGTCGTCGTGTCAGCGCCCCAAAAATGATGGCTATCAACCAACATCATAACTCTCCAAAACATCTTTATATTTTGCTTCAAGTTCATTTAATGCAGCAAGCATAGATTGTCTTCGATATATTTCTGCTAATGCTTTTTTAGGATAATATTTATTTTTCTCTTTGTTGACACATTCCTTTAAGATAGAAATTGATTTTGAAATGTCTTTATTAACATAATACTCATATTCTCCTTGCATTACAGTTGCAATATTTTCCGCTTTAGTTTCAAAACTTCTTTTAATATTTTTCAAAAGTTCATTAAGTATATCTATATCTGCGTTAGAGATATAGTGTTTTCGCGTTAAGCATATAAAATATGCTTGTATATGAAAAGCATTAAGTTTTTGATTTTCATAATTTGATTTTGATAAATCAAGAGCCTCTGAAAATTTATTTTTTACTAAAAGTACATTGACTAATTCTCTTTTAGATTTTTGTGAATTAGGGTTTTTTTTGATAGCTTCTTTTAAATATTGTTCGGCTGAATCATATTGTTTTTTTATTCGATAATAAAAACCTAGCAAAAATTTGTAATCTGTCCCCTCTATTGATTGTACTTCGGTTTCAAAACGAATATCTGATAACCTTGCCAAAGATAAACATAACCAATATCTAAATTCTCTAATTGAATTTTCGGCTAGTTTTCTTTGATTTTCTAAAACTTTATCTATAAGTGATACAACCGTTGTATATTTTTCCTTAGAATAAAGCTCAACAATAGTTTTTAAAACAAAAGAAGGCACATAGTATCTATGAGGTAATGATAATCCATTAATTATTGCACCTTTTACGGAATGCAACAATTCTGATATATCTTGAAAATCAGTTGTTTTTCCTTCATTTTGAATAAATTCTGTAAGGTTGTTTTTGATTTTTTGTTGATAAGTGGGATTTAATTTTGCTTTTGAACGTGTTAAAAAATCTGCGATTGCATAATGGATCTTTATGTATTCTTTGCTAGCACCAATTAAATCAAAAACACTTTTTATAAAAAAATCTTCTAACAATTCGTTTACTTCATCGGTATTTCCAACGATTGAATATAATAAATCGTAACTTATAAATTCAAAATTAGATAATAACACTAAAAGATCGAATGCAAAGCTGCCTTTCTTTTTAATATCGTCAATTAAATAAAATACCTTTGTTTCTCCAAAATCAATAATGTCTTGCTTATTTTTAATAGTATCAAATATTCCAAACTCATTTATCTGTTCTACAGCGTAATGAGTTTGTGCTGGTATTCCATTCAATAGGGATAAAATTTCAAGCGATTGTTCCCTTTTTAAGTCAATATGCAAAAGAGAACAATATTTTACAAAAAGTTTTTCTGTGTCTTTTTCTGATAAACTTGTAAGATTAAAATGTAATAATAAATCTTTATTATTTCTTAAAACATCATTAGAAGGTCTAAAGAGAGAGATGATGCATAGAGTAAATGTATTATCAAATTCTCTATCATTAATAATTTCTAAAAACCACTTTGATATTTGTTTTGTAGGTTGAATTATACATCCAGAGTCAATTATAAAAATGTATTCATTTGATTTTTTGACATCTAATAAAAGTTTTTTTGCACCATCAATTTTTTGCTCATATTCAAGTTCATTTAATTGTTCTAAAAAATCTTTCGAGTTTTCTCCATTTGAGTCCTGCAATTTTAACATAAAATCTTCAATACTTTCTTTACTATCAAGAGTAATATAAATTGGGACATAGGTGTCATTTATTCTATTATCTCTTTGAAGTGCTTTTCTTAAAAAAGTTCTTCTTCCTATACCTTCGAAACCTGATACAATTATTGATTTAGGTTCTATGTCATCAACACTATAAATTTTTGCCTCAAATTGGTCAAAAACATCTTGTCTTCCTACAAATAATGATTCTTTTGCTTTGAAAATAGGATTTTTTTCTATGGAAATTTCTCTTAATCTCTGCTTTATTTTTTTAAAAATAATAAAATGATTTGTTATAGGTTTTAATAAATATTTTCTGATCCAACTCGGTATTCTGCTATCTGTTGAAACATTGATGGAATTATCAATTAGAATTGGATAAAATTGTTTATTTATTCCATCATCAATCAAGTTCTTTATTTCGGTTATTTCTGTTTTTACCCAATCTGAATTGAGAGAGTCATTAGAAATAAAGAATACAAAGATATCACTATTACCTATACCTTTTTTAATTTCATCGAATACTTTCATGCCTGACTCAAATTCAAAATCATCAAACACACATTGCGCTTTACCTAAACTATTTGCAATTTTCCTAACTAAATCCTTTTGTTTACTACTGTGTGATAAAAATGCTCTATTCATATCATTAAAATTTGATTTTTATACTTATAATCAATATTATCATCCACTTCCGCCAATTCTTCTTCCAGCAAATACTCATCAATAAACGTTTTATTTTCCAAATAAATATGTGCCAAGAAGTTGTCAAATTTATTTATACTATTCATTTTGCAAATATTTTCGACAAAAGTACAAATAAAAATCGAATTCGTGAGTTCGATGGATAATTGAAGTTTTCTCAAAATACCTATCAAAAAACGAAAGACACAAGCTATAGATATCAAAATCCTTTTGGTTTAAGCGTTTCACCGCTTCATCAATTACTCTATCGTGTAATGATTTTTGAATCCTATCCGCCATATTTCTTTAATTTTAATTTTATATTATTTTATCAGTGAATATTCTCCCAATTTTCTATTATAGCTTTAGCTCGTTCATTTATACTATTTGCTCTATCGTATAAACTCTTAACC
This genomic interval carries:
- a CDS encoding TIR domain-containing protein, which produces MNRAFLSHSSKQKDLVRKIANSLGKAQCVFDDFEFESGMKVFDEIKKGIGNSDIFVFFISNDSLNSDWVKTEITEIKNLIDDGINKQFYPILIDNSINVSTDSRIPSWIRKYLLKPITNHFIIFKKIKQRLREISIEKNPIFKAKESLFVGRQDVFDQFEAKIYSVDDIEPKSIIVSGFEGIGRRTFLRKALQRDNRINDTYVPIYITLDSKESIEDFMLKLQDSNGENSKDFLEQLNELEYEQKIDGAKKLLLDVKKSNEYIFIIDSGCIIQPTKQISKWFLEIINDREFDNTFTLCIISLFRPSNDVLRNNKDLLLHFNLTSLSEKDTEKLFVKYCSLLHIDLKREQSLEILSLLNGIPAQTHYAVEQINEFGIFDTIKNKQDIIDFGETKVFYLIDDIKKKGSFAFDLLVLLSNFEFISYDLLYSIVGNTDEVNELLEDFFIKSVFDLIGASKEYIKIHYAIADFLTRSKAKLNPTYQQKIKNNLTEFIQNEGKTTDFQDISELLHSVKGAIINGLSLPHRYYVPSFVLKTIVELYSKEKYTTVVSLIDKVLENQRKLAENSIREFRYWLCLSLARLSDIRFETEVQSIEGTDYKFLLGFYYRIKKQYDSAEQYLKEAIKKNPNSQKSKRELVNVLLVKNKFSEALDLSKSNYENQKLNAFHIQAYFICLTRKHYISNADIDILNELLKNIKRSFETKAENIATVMQGEYEYYVNKDISKSISILKECVNKEKNKYYPKKALAEIYRRQSMLAALNELEAKYKDVLESYDVG